The stretch of DNA CGCCATAGACATCCGCATAATTATGCACCGCCAGCACCAGTTGTTTGAGGCGACTGCGACACTGCGTCCGCCGCGCCGCTTCACGGGCTTGCTGCACAGCCGGCAGCAGCAGCGCTACCAAAATTGCAATAATGGCAATCACCACCAGCAATTCAATCAGTGTAAAACCACGGCGTTGTTCGCTGGAACGCGGCACAGTCACAGCAGGGTGCCACTGGCGGCTTGTCCGCCAGTGCGTTGGACCGTTGTGGCAAGGTCGGAAGGCCTTGCCACCTTCCCGACCGCAGGTCTCCACAGTGCGGGGTCGGGAGACCCGCGCACAACCAAGCCGGGAAACCCGCGCACCACCAAGCTGGCAATCTTGATCAGAATTCTTCTTCAAACTCATGACAATACCTCGTTGTCAAACGTAGCCGCGCAGAGCGCGCAGCTTCATCGCGAACGCCTTAAAACGAGGAAAAACAGCGGCGCAATTAGCCGAGACCTGGGGCGCGGAAATAATCCCGGATGGGGGGACGCGCAGCAGAATATCGTGCGTGGTCGCGGCGCAACGTCTTTTTCCTCGAAAGAGCCGTTCGCAAAAAAAACGACGACTGGGCAGGTCTTCTGGCTCTCGGATCGCACTACTGACTGCACCTTCCCGCGGCATCCCGTGCCAACAGTGGTTTGTTGCAGCGTTCGTCCCCGATTACAGCGGCGGGACCGCAACGGATTTGCACCGTTTTCCCTATTCTTCTCCCGAACACCAAGTTACGAGAGACACCCAGGTCTTGTGGCACGTCCAGAGACCAACGCCTCCCAACGTGCGGAGTCCATCCTACCAATGCCAATTCGGTTGTCAATGGCTCGCCGAAACCGGCAGACCGGGTGGCTGGAGACATCGCACCAGCGATGCCCCCAGGTGATTGCGTAGTCATTGCGCACAGAAACTGGGGGCGAAGCTAAAGCTTCGTCCCCAGCCACCTTGACGTGTAAAAACCTGCGTGTGCTTAATGACTGGTCGACAATGGCGCTGCATGTGACAGCATCGGTGGTCGCGGCGTTCCGCGTGAATTGCGCCATAAAAACAACCCGCAAATCGCAAACGGAAGCATGGGAAACAAAATCCGTCCCAGCAGATGCCGGCTCGTCGCAAACGAAATCGTATCCGCCTCTGATTCCGCTGTAGACGCATTTGTCTGCCAGGGTGGAAAACCCATATCGGCGGAGAGTTGTCCGTTGCCCGGCTGCGTGGGTAAAGCCATATCCAATTGATACATAGCGGCAACCAATGTCACGATCAATCCGGCGGCCAACATCCACTTAGGGCCTCGTGCTGTACGTTGTGCCATCCAGCAGAGTAAGCAGGTCGTCAGCACGAACGGCGCCGCCGCCCACACATAGAATGCCGTTTCCATCAACAACAGCGTCGTCGCCGAGACCGTCGATTTGGTGAGTCCTTGCGGTCCTTCATTGAATTCCTCAAGCAACTCGGCCGTGCCCACAAACACCAACAGGCACAGTATCCAACTCAACACCAACATCGGCAACGGTGCGATGAGAAACGTCAAAATCGGATGACGTCCCAGCCACGTCCGTCGACGATATTCATCGCCCGCGGCTTGGGCCAACTGTTCCGGTTTCCCGATCCGCTCCACCGGAGCATCGGGTATCTTAGTCGCTTTCGTTTTTGTCGCGTCCATGACGTTCGTCTCCTCCTTGAGACATAGCGCGTGATCGAGCAGCTCATCCATAAGCCGCTCGGTATAAAGCCGCGGCAAGCCTTGCCGGGCGAGTTCTCGTTGTAGTTGGTTATGCCAATTCCGGTCGACCATGCGTCGCGCCCTCCAACACACCGCCGATGGCTGCCACTATCCGCCGCCAATGTGCCTCAGAAGCCGCCATGCGTTTTTTGCCTGCAGCCGAGGTGCGATACGTCACCCGTTTGCGGCCTCCAACGACGCTCTTTTCGCAGGTCAGCAGCTTTTGCGCTTCCAGCTTATGCAGCAGTGGATAGATACAACCTTCGCCAAATTCCAAAACCTGGTCGGTCGACTGTTTGATTTCCTGCACGATCTCATAACCGTACATACTCCGTCGCGACAACAGTCGCAAAATGAGTAGTTCCGGCACACCGTTGAGAAAGTCAGGATTGGTTCGTTTGCGTGTCATGGCGGGGGTGATACCTTTTAGTTCGAGGTATGTCAACCCGAAGCTTTCCCAAGAAATGTCAACGTTGTCCGAATGTCTTTCCAGCCGAACGTCACGCGCGCCGGGTGCCACTGGCGGCTTGCCCACCAGTGCTGGATCACAGCCAATATACAAACCCCCGAGCACCCTGTTACCCAGAAGTTTTCCCAAACCCATTCACGCACCCCAAGCATCGGATGTTACAATACCCGGCATGCACACCGAACACCCCAGTCCACCACCGGTCCCACAGCGTGCCGCGTTTGCTACAACGCGATGGAGTCTCGTATTGGCCGCTGGGCAACGTTCCTCACCCGCTGCCGACGATGCCCTGGCGACGTTGTGCCAAACCTATTGGTATCCCTTATATGCATTCGCGCGGCGCCGCGGTTGTGCCCCGGACGATGCGGCGGATTTGACGCAAGGCTTCTTCGTCAGTTTGATTGACAAAGGTTTTCTACGGACCGCCGACCAACAGCGCGGCAGGTTTCGCTCGTTTTTGCTGACGGTTTTCAAACGGTTCTTGTCACACGAAAATGAGCGACAACAAACGCAGAAACGGGGTGGCGGACGGACACTGTTTTCAATCGATGTCGCCGTGGGGGAACAGCGGTACCAATACGAACCCACCGATGATTGGACCCCCGAAAAGATCTACGAACGTCGCTGGGCATTGACCCTGCTTGACGACGTGATGCTGCGTCTAGAGGCAGAATATCAACAGAAGGGCAAAGAGGACTTGTTCGCGCAGTGCAAAATCTATCTCACCGCCGGCACACGCGCCCCCGCGCATGCAGAGGTGGCCGACAAGTTATCCATGACCCCCGCCGCCATACGCGTCGCCGTGCATCGCCTGCGACAACGGTATAAGGAACTGCTCCAAGA from Symmachiella dynata encodes:
- a CDS encoding PadR family transcriptional regulator, which translates into the protein MTRKRTNPDFLNGVPELLILRLLSRRSMYGYEIVQEIKQSTDQVLEFGEGCIYPLLHKLEAQKLLTCEKSVVGGRKRVTYRTSAAGKKRMAASEAHWRRIVAAIGGVLEGATHGRPELA
- a CDS encoding RNA polymerase sigma factor — protein: MHTEHPSPPPVPQRAAFATTRWSLVLAAGQRSSPAADDALATLCQTYWYPLYAFARRRGCAPDDAADLTQGFFVSLIDKGFLRTADQQRGRFRSFLLTVFKRFLSHENERQQTQKRGGGRTLFSIDVAVGEQRYQYEPTDDWTPEKIYERRWALTLLDDVMLRLEAEYQQKGKEDLFAQCKIYLTAGTRAPAHAEVADKLSMTPAAIRVAVHRLRQRYKELLQEAVAQTIGPEESITEEITRLRLAVRGGGA